In one window of Macrotis lagotis isolate mMagLag1 chromosome 5, bilby.v1.9.chrom.fasta, whole genome shotgun sequence DNA:
- the LOC141489519 gene encoding gap junction delta-2 protein-like encodes MGDWSFLGRLLTEVQNHSTVIGKIWLTALLIFRILLVTLVGDAVYGDEQAKFTCNTLQPGCTNVCYNSFAPISHLRFWIFQIVLVATPSIFYIVCVIHQVALEERMDVERDRLLELWQNQATSQRVFPRSGSGVLVASSSFEDQSLNEDEILPKHLRSPSLDPNQLASQVLIIYIAHVVLRSFLELGFLVGQYYLFGFEVPYLFHCETYPCPTKTDCFVSRATEKMIFLNFMFGVGLGCFLLNLAELHYLGWLFTFRMLFKACVNCCQYLGKTSSSHRPWLLPLLDPSPERMVLEASLLSAWGSGHAQPKHTMIPVTMDSGQPALEGQRDHKSKQEMDPKMPPSKKSWL; translated from the coding sequence ATGGGTGACTGGTCTTTCCTGGGCAGGCTTCTTACTGAAGTCCAGAACCACTCCACTGTCATTGGCAAGATCTGGCTCACCGCCCTCCTCATCTTCCGCATCCTCCTGGTCACACTGGTGGGAGATGCCGTCTATGGGGATGAGCAGGCCAAGTTCACCTGTAACACCCTCCAGCCTGGCTGCACCAACGTCTGTTACAACAGCTTTGCTCCCATATCTCATCTCCGATTCTGGATTTTCCAGATCGTTCTGGTGGCCACTCCCTCCATCTTCTATATTGTCTGTGTGATACACCAGGTGGCCCTGGAGGAGCGGATGGATGTAGAGAGGGACCGTCTGCTGGAACTATGGCAAAACCAGGCAACCTCTCAGAGGGTCTTTCCTAGATCAGGGTCTGGGGTCCTGGTGGCCTCCAGCTCCTTCGAGGACCAGAGCCTGAATGAGGATGAGATTCTCCCAAAGCATCTCCGGTCTCCATCTTTGGACCCCAACCAGTTGGCCAGCCAGGTGTTGATCATTTACATTGCCCACGTGGTGCTGAGGTCCTTCCTGGAGCTGGGATTCCTGGTGGGGCAATATTACCTGTTTGGGTTTGAAGTGCCCTATTTATTTCACTGTGAAACCTACCCTTGTCCCACCAAGACAGACTGCTTTGTCTCCAGGGCGACAGAGAAAATGATCTTTCTGAATTTTATGTTTGGGGTGGGGCTTGGctgttttcttctgaatttggCAGAGCTTCATTACCTGGGGTGGCTCTTCACCTTCCGGATGCTCTTCAAGGCTTGTGTCAATTGCTGCCAATATCTGGGGAAGACTTCCTCATCCCACAGGCCCTGGCTCCTGCCTCTTTTGGACCCTAGTCCAGAGAGAATGGTCCTTGAGGCCTCTTTGTTGTCCGCATGGGGGTCAGGGCATGCCCAGCCGAAGCATACTATGATCCCTGTGACTATGGATTCAGGGCAGCCAGCTTTGGAGGGACAAAGGGACCACAAATCTAAACAGGAAATGGACCCCAAAATGCCCCCCAGCAAAAAATCCTGGTTATAG